The Chelatococcus sp. HY11 nucleotide sequence CAATCGAAACCCCGGCGGAATCAGAAAGCTGTTTCAGCGAAATGCCGAGGGCGACGCGTGTTCGGCGGATGCGACCGCCGACCGTCGTCCCGATCTCCATCGGCGTGTCCTCCATCTGCGTAACCTTGGGGCGCGGTTGCCTGCTAGGCTTCGTTAAACCCACGAGACGTCCTTCATACTTGGTCTCAAAGCCGGCGAGCGGCGAATTTACGATTGTCTGCGCCTGTCATAGGCCAAATAGGCGACCTTGTCGCCACTCGCCGCAGCTTGGTTCCCCTGGATGGGGTAAGCGAGGAGAATGCCATCCACGGGCGCGGTGATGGTCTCTGTTTCGTCGCCCCAGATGCCATGTAAAGATGCCAGGGCTTCACCTGCCTTGACCCGATCTCCGCATGTCCTCAGCAGGCGGCATAGTCCTCCCCGCTTTGCGGAAAGGACCTTATAGCTCAACCGCTCATCGAAATGTCCCGCAACGGAAACGGCCTCTGCCGCACCTTCCAGCATGGCGAGCGATTTCATCACGTTCTGAATGCCGACAACGCCGGTCGCGAGCGACACCGGATCTATGCGTCGGGAGAAGACGAACTCAGGCGTGATGGCGGGCTTTCCGCAGGACACGAAGTAACCCCTCGCCGTTCCCGCATGGTTGCTGCTCGCATAAATGATGGGGTACCCGAAGGCTTCCGCCATATCGATCGAGCGCTGGGTGATATCGGGATCTCCGTCCTCGCTGACGATCGTGAAATGCAGGGAGGGCGGATTGCAGGAGTGACAGTCGATGAGGTAGTCGGCACGATCCAGCAGTTCATGGGTGATGATGTGCGCGGCATGGCCCGTCAGGGTGGATCCCCTCGTTCCCGGGAAGACGCGGTTCATGTCCTGCGCATCGTGCGGTGTGAGCCGATGCGAGGCATGGAAGGCCCAAGGGTTGAGCAGTGGCGCGAGGACGACCGTGCCAGCCAGCGCCGTGGGGTCGAGCTTTTCTTGCAGGAGAACGCGCAGGATCTCGATCGTGACGATCTCGATACCATGCAACCCTCCCGCGACAAGGAGCGTCGGCCCGGGCCGACTTCCACAGACGACAGCAACGGGGATGGTGACCGGCCTTCCGTCCATCCCGTAGGCAATCGTGAGCTCGCCGGTTTCTGCCTTGCCAGCCGCGCATTCAATTGTGCCGAGCCTATACATTGAGCCTCCTCGGCTTCTCGGTTGTCCGGCACAGCCGGATGAGACTTCAGGCCTCAGCCCATCTCGATCGACTGAAGGGGGACGGCCTCGCCGACGATCTCACCCGCGTGCGTGGGGAAACAGTTGCAGCGCAGGGCCGCGACAAAGGCGTCGTCATGCGGAGATACAATCTCTTCGAGCGTATTCCCAAATAGATCGACGATCCGGCCCATCACCTGCCCCTTGGCGACGAAATCTCCCACCTTGCAGGCGGGGATGAACATGCCGCCTTCGCGGTTGTGCAGGAACGATCCATTCGAAACGATCCTGTAGCCATTCTGTCTTTCGGGCTCCCCGGAAAGTACTCCTACCGCCCGCAGAAAACTTTCGATCGCTTTGCGGAAATCGCGCAGATGCTCCGGCGTGACGGTGCCGCCGCCGCATTCAATTGTCACAGCTGGCACGCCTAGCCTCAAAGCTTCCGAAGTCACCGTGCTACCGAGCCCTTCACCCCCCTCAGCTCGCCAAATAACGTCGCATCCGACCAACTTGGCGAGCTCTCGCGAGCGTTCCACCGCCGCCGAGCCGTTATCCTTGTAGATCGCATAGAAAGGCACCTCCGCCCCGATGCCACCACTGTGCAAGTCAAGTATATAATCGGCGTGCTTTTGCAGATGTTCTCTGAGGACGGCCGCGAGTTGGAAGCTGTAGGATCCGCCCGTGCTTCCCGGGAAAACGCGGTTCAAGTTCTGCCCGTCTATATAAGAAAATCGCGAGCGGTGATTATACGAAGGTGGATTGGCGACAGGGACCGCGATGATGGTTCCGGAAATTTCCGCGGCATCGAGATCCCGCATGAAATTCATGATCGCCGCGGCACCGCCGTATTCGTCGCCGTGAATGCAGGCCTCGAGCCAGACGGTCGGACCAGGCTTGTGGCCCGACGCGATGGAGACGGGCAGGTTGATCTCGGAGGCATCCGCCATGCGTCCCACGCGCAGGAAGCCGCGCGCGACCATGCCGGGCTTGGCGCGAGCCGTGCCGATTTCAATCATCTTTGGACATCTCCTTATGATATGCGCGGCTTGCGCACAGTACTCCACGGTGTCGTTGAATATTTTCCGCCCGCGTCGCCTTCATCGCGGTCGCGAAGCGCACCATTCTTTGTTCGATTAGATCTCAGACGCGCGCGTTGACGCGCGGCTGACGCGAAATCTCATTGTTGAGAGGACAAAGCGTTTTGATCGGGGCGCCGGCATGCCAACTAATCTTGGCTGCGCATATGCGGATCAAGGTGATCTCGCAGTCGATCTCCCAATGCATTGAACAGAATGACAGCCAGCACGATCGCCAAGCCGGGATAGAACGAGACCGACCACGACAGGGCCAGATACTTCGACCCATCGCTGATCATGCCTCCCCACGTCGGGATTGGTGGTTGCACCCCGAGCCCGAGAAAGCTGAGCGTTGCTTCAACCAGCATCATCCGCCCCATCTCGAATGTGGCGTAGACAATGATCGAGGACATGACATTGCGCAGCACATGAAAAAACATGATGCGCATGTCGCCGACCCCGATGGCGCGGGCGGCTTCTATATACTCGAGATCGCGGACAGCGATCACCGCGCCGCGCGTGATCCGGGCGAATTGTGGCCATGCCGAGAGACCCATGACGATGACCAGGTTGGTCAGCGATGGCCCGACCACCGCGACAATCGCGATTACCAGGAGAACAACAGGGAATGACAATTGGATGTCTATGACGCGCACCACAAGCGCGTCGACCCAGCCGCGGAAATAGGCTCCGAGCAAACCAACCGTCGTTCCAACAACGGCGGCGATCGCAACGGCCAGGCTGCTTGCGATAATGGTAACGCGGACGCCATATATCAACCTGGACAGTATATCACGACCCAGCTGATCCGTGCCGAGCCAGAAGCCATCCCGTCCACCCGCCATAAAGGCCGGGGGTTTCAGCCGGTTGATGATCGACTGCTTGTAGGGATCCTGGGGTGCGAAAAATTGTGGGAAAGCCGCGAGCGCCAGAAGAATGATGAAACACAGCAACAGGAAGGCGGTCTCCGCCTTTCGGCGAGAGAATGTCCCATCCGAGCGCAACAGGATACGCAGAGGATTGTAAGTAACATAGGATGGGGACGTCATCGTCATTTATAACCTACCCGGGGGTCCATAACCGCATAGAGAATGTCGACAAAGAGATTGACGAGGATGAAGACGACGGAGAAGAACAGCACGACGGCCTGGACAACCGGAAAATCTCTCGCATAGATGGCCTGAATCGCGAGACGCCCGATCCCCGGCCAGGCGAAGACGGTCTCTGTCACGACGACACCGCTCATCAGCGCGCCGACCTGCAGTCCGATAACCGTGACGAGGGGGATGCAGGCGTTGCGCAACGAATGTTTCCAGACGATGAGTGTTTCCTTCACGCCCTTGGCGCGCGCAGTGCGGATATAGTCGCGGCCGAGCTCGTCCAGCATGCATGATCGGGTCACGCGGGCTATCAGCGGCACGAGGCCACTAGCCAGGGTGAGGGCGGGAAGGACAAGATTGGCTGGCCCTTGCCGTCCACCGATCGGGAGCATCCCAAAGCCGACCGCGAAGACCATCATCAAGAGAATGCCGACATAGAAGGACGGCACCGCCTGACTTACGGCGATTCCGTTGCGGATTAGCCGGTCTGGCCAACTCCCGTAGCGTTGGGCGGCAATCACTCCCAATGGGATGCCCATGGCGATTGATAGACCGAGCGCGGCGAGCGCGAGCTCGGACGTTGCAGCCAGCCTTTCGGACACGAGCTGTAACGAAGGCTCTCCAAATCGGAGAGAGCGCCCCATATCGCCTTGCAGGGCATTCACGGTGAATGTCAGAAACTGTTCGGCAATTGGCTTGTCCAATCCATGCGTCTGCCGAAACGCGGCGCGGGCATCGTCCGAGACATCGATCGGCAGCATCAGATCAGCGGGGTCGCCACTTATCCTCGTGAGTCCAAAGCAGATGATAAGCACTGCGATCAGCGTTGGCACCGTCAACAGTATCCTGCGGAGTATATAATTCACCATAAGTGCTATCCTGCAGGTGATATCGGGTAGCTGGATGGCAAGGCGCATCCGAGATGCGCCGCCTTCGAGCCGGCCTATTCGAGAGTGACGTTGTAGAGCGCGAAACGCTGGTCGCCGCGCGGCGTGAAATTCTTGACTCTCGCGGTCGCGCCATAGAGATCGTTGGCCTGATACAGGAAGATCATATAGGCCTTGTCGTAGATGAGCTTCATGGCCTTCTTGTAGATGTCCGCGCGCTTGGCGGTATCGAGCTCGCCGGAGCCCGCCTTGATCAGGACGTCCAGTTCCGGATCCTGGATGTGGGAGTAACGCCAATCCGACAGATAAGCCGACAGCATGGCGTCCGGATCGTCCTGGGGTGCTGATCCACGCAAAGCCATCTGAAAGAGCTCGCGATTGTTCAACTGGGTCAGGAACTCGCCAGCCTCGAGCTGGACCATGTTCACCTTGACACCGACATCGCTGAGCATTCCGGCAACCGCTTCGGAAACTTCCTTGTCTTGAGCGTAGCGGCCGGAGGGAAACTTGAAGGTGATTTCAACCTTTCCACCGACCTCGGCGAGGAGAGCTTTCGCCTTCGCGGGATCGAAGGGATAATCTTCGATGTCGGGGTTGAAACCGAGCTGGTTGGATCTCAGGATTTGGCCATGCAACGGTGAGGCCAGACCTGAGAACAGCACATCGCGGATGGCTTTCTTGTCGATTGCATAGTTCATGGCCTGCCGCACCCGCAGATCGTGCTGGGCGCCGGGATGAATGTCGAGGGTCGAAAAATCGATCTTGAAGATGCGATAGCTGGGCACCGAGATCGCCGAAACTCCCGGCCGTCCTTCCAGCTGCGGCAGGGCGGTCGCCGGCAGGTTGGCCGCAATGTCGTAGGCACCCGTCATCACGCCGGCCGCGCGCGCGGTGTCATCAGGGACGGGCTTCCAGACGATCTTGTCGATACCCACCGGAGGCTTGCCCCAGAAGGTCGGATTGCGGTCCATCACCACGCGATCGTCGCGCACCCATTCCGTAAGTTTGTACGGTCCCGTGCCGATAGGCTTGCGGCCGAACCCATCCGGACCAGCCTCGGCCCAATACTTGGGCGGGACGATGTAAATCTGGCTGAGGAGCAGGGGAACCGCGGGATATTTCTGGGACAGCTTGATAAGGATGGTATGGTCGTCGATCTTTTCGGCCGAGCCGATCTTGGCCGCGTCGCGCGCGTAGGCGGGTGTGATCGCCTTGTCTCTGAATATCCTGATGCTTTCGATCACGGCATCGGCATTCATGGGCTCGCCGTTTGAAAAGACGACATCCTTTCTCAATGAAAGCTTGATCGTCGTATCATCGATGAATTCAAACCCTGTGGCCAGTATCGGCTCTGCCTTGTCGGTCGCGGGATCAAGCCATAAAAGCGATTCCACCACCGCGTTTCCGACGTTCATCTGTTCCTGCGACGTCGAGAAATTCGGCCATAGCGACTGAGGATCGTAGCTCTGGGCAACCGTCAGCGTGCCAGCCTTGGCTTGATCGCTGGATGGCAGCATGAGGCCGAGCGATGCGACGCCTATCAGCGCGGTGGCGTGGAGCAGTTTCCGCGCGTTACATGTGATGCGATTGAGCACTGTTTTCCCCTTTTTATATTTGACTCGAACGATAATGGAATGAGCCCAGTCGACAGATTTTAGGCCCGGGCGGCTCTTTCCTTCTGAATGTCGATAAATACACTCCCGAATTCGTCGATTCGGACGACCCCGGATGGCCCGACGACAATCGTACACTCGCGTTCTTCGATGACTGCAGGACCCGCGAAAGTCATATCCGGTCCGAGCTTATAGCGATCGTAGACATCGGCTTCCGTAAATTGCCGCAGCTCAGGGAAGTAGACAGTCCGCCTTCCTTTCAGTGCGATCTTCGGATCATCTCCCGTCTTCTCATGACGAACGAGCGTGACTGGTGGGGGCGGCGCGCTGACCGTCAGACGGCATGTGATCAACTGGACAGGGAGGTGGCGATGCGCATGGCCAAATCGGGCCTCATGGGTATCGAAGAACAAGGCACGGATCGCGTCCACGTTGCCAGCGCGCACCAAGTCGGTCGGCACGGTCAAGGTCATCTCGTGCCCCTGGCCCTTGTGGCGCAGGTCAAGCTGGTAGGTGACAGTGACAGCCTCGCCGACGGCGGCGGCATCGACGCCCGCGATGATCTCTCTGCCGTTCGCTTCCATCTCCCGCAGCAATGCCTCGATCTGGGGCCAGGTATCGCGGTTCATGCGGAGAATTAGGGAGCGGGCGAAATCGAAGGAGACGGCAGACGTGACAAGCCCCATCGCGGACGCTGCGCCCGCGCCACTGGGAACGATCACGCCCTTCATTTGCGCGGCTCTGGCGAGCTCATAGGCGTGCGCCGGTCCAGCACCTCCGAATGCGAACAGGTAGAACTTGCGCGGATCGTCGCCTCGCTCGGCGATATGCACCTTCATCGCCGACACCATGCTCTGGTTGACGATCTCATAGATGCCAGTCGCGGCCTTCTCCGCGGAAATTCCCAAAGGCGATCCAACGTTTTTCTCAAGTGCCTCTGTGGCGGCCGCTTTGTCCAGCTGCATCGATCCGCCCAGGAAGTAGTCCGGGTTGAGGTACCCAAGGACGACATTGCTGTCCGTGACAGTCGGTGAGCTGCCACCAAGGCCGTAGCACGCCGGTCCGGGGTGAGCACCCGCACTGCGCGGCCCGACTTTTATCAGACCGAGCTTGTCGATGCTTGCGATGCTTCCGCCGCCTGCGCCAATTTCGATGAGCTCGATGATGGGAACTTTGACGGGCAGGCCGCTGCCCTTCTTGAAGCGCGCCACCCGCCCGAATTCAAACAGTCCCGATTTCTCAGCCTCGTAATTCTTGATCAAGCCGACCTTAGCGGTCGTGCCACCCATGTCGAACGTAACGAGACTGGGGATCTGCATCTGCCGTGCGTAGAATATCGCGGCCAATACACCAGCGGCTGGGCCGGATTCCAGCATGCGGATCGGAAATTCCTTGGCGACATCGGCGTCGGTGATGCCGCCCGATGACAGCATCATGTAAAGGCGCCTGCCATACTCCGAGCTGTCGAGTGTAGCCGATACCTTGTCGAGATACGTTGCTGTAATCGGCTTGGCGTAGGCGTTCGCCACAGTCGTGCTGGTTCGCTCATACTCGCGAATTTCTGGTGCGACCGATGACGAAAGGCTGATCGCCGCATGAGGTAGTTCACGGGCGAGAATATCCGCCACGCGCCGTTCGTTGTCAGGGTTACGATAGGCGTGCATGAAGGAGATCGCGATGGATTGGACATGGAGGTCGCGCAGCTGCTGCGCCAGCCTTATCACCTCCGTCTCGTCAATCGCCGCCAGAACAGTGCCGTCACTGTCGACCCGTTCGGTCACCTCGAAACGCAAGTCACGGCTGATCAGAGGTTCGGGCTTCTCCATGAAGAGATCATAGAGATCATAACGCACTTCGCTGCCCATCTCGACGATATCGCGAAACCCGCGCGTCGTGACTAAGACGGTCTTGAGGCCGCGACGCTCGATGAGTGCATTCGTTATCAGCGTGGTCGCGTGAATGGAAATATCGATCGCCGATCCGGTGATATCAAAGCGTTCGAAGAGAGACCGAAGGCCCTTGGCGACACCACGAGAGGGATCATCAGGCGTCGTGAGGCATTTCTCCAGCTCCATGGCGCCGGTGGTGGTATTGGTCAGAACAAAATCCGTAAATGTTCCGCCGATGTCGAAACCAAGACGATATAGATTTGACATACAATTAACCCCGGATCGTTCCTGGCGAAGGTTTATGGCCGCCGCCGTCCATAAATGCTCGTCGCGGCATCCATGCTGATAAGTCCAAGCTCCAGATCGCGCTCAACCCGGTCGGAGCTGCGCTCTAAGGGGTTTCCGATGCCGCCCCCGCCGGGCAGATTGAGGGTGAATATCTCTCCTGGCTTAAGGGAGAAGGGGTTTGGCTCAATGGAGACGTCGTCGACAAGCAATTCGCCGATGCCGCCATCATGTCCCATCAGCAATCCTGGAGCCGGATATTTGGTGCGATCAGGGCGAATTGTGATGCGTACTGGTGCGCTGCCGCGCGGCGTCACGCGTATCGTCTGTCCAAGGCCGCCGCGATACTCGCCTGCACCACCCGAATCCTGTCGCAAGCTGCGCTCGCAAACGAGGACAGGCCCATTGGCTTCGATGATCTCGGCGGGCGTAATCATTGAACAGCCCGGAAATGCGGTCG carries:
- a CDS encoding ABC transporter permease translates to MVNYILRRILLTVPTLIAVLIICFGLTRISGDPADLMLPIDVSDDARAAFRQTHGLDKPIAEQFLTFTVNALQGDMGRSLRFGEPSLQLVSERLAATSELALAALGLSIAMGIPLGVIAAQRYGSWPDRLIRNGIAVSQAVPSFYVGILLMMVFAVGFGMLPIGGRQGPANLVLPALTLASGLVPLIARVTRSCMLDELGRDYIRTARAKGVKETLIVWKHSLRNACIPLVTVIGLQVGALMSGVVVTETVFAWPGIGRLAIQAIYARDFPVVQAVVLFFSVVFILVNLFVDILYAVMDPRVGYK
- a CDS encoding succinylglutamate desuccinylase/aspartoacylase family protein, encoding MIEIGTARAKPGMVARGFLRVGRMADASEINLPVSIASGHKPGPTVWLEACIHGDEYGGAAAIMNFMRDLDAAEISGTIIAVPVANPPSYNHRSRFSYIDGQNLNRVFPGSTGGSYSFQLAAVLREHLQKHADYILDLHSGGIGAEVPFYAIYKDNGSAAVERSRELAKLVGCDVIWRAEGGEGLGSTVTSEALRLGVPAVTIECGGGTVTPEHLRDFRKAIESFLRAVGVLSGEPERQNGYRIVSNGSFLHNREGGMFIPACKVGDFVAKGQVMGRIVDLFGNTLEEIVSPHDDAFVAALRCNCFPTHAGEIVGEAVPLQSIEMG
- a CDS encoding succinylglutamate desuccinylase/aspartoacylase family protein, producing the protein MYRLGTIECAAGKAETGELTIAYGMDGRPVTIPVAVVCGSRPGPTLLVAGGLHGIEIVTIEILRVLLQEKLDPTALAGTVVLAPLLNPWAFHASHRLTPHDAQDMNRVFPGTRGSTLTGHAAHIITHELLDRADYLIDCHSCNPPSLHFTIVSEDGDPDITQRSIDMAEAFGYPIIYASSNHAGTARGYFVSCGKPAITPEFVFSRRIDPVSLATGVVGIQNVMKSLAMLEGAAEAVSVAGHFDERLSYKVLSAKRGGLCRLLRTCGDRVKAGEALASLHGIWGDETETITAPVDGILLAYPIQGNQAAASGDKVAYLAYDRRRQS
- a CDS encoding ABC transporter substrate-binding protein, whose protein sequence is MLNRITCNARKLLHATALIGVASLGLMLPSSDQAKAGTLTVAQSYDPQSLWPNFSTSQEQMNVGNAVVESLLWLDPATDKAEPILATGFEFIDDTTIKLSLRKDVVFSNGEPMNADAVIESIRIFRDKAITPAYARDAAKIGSAEKIDDHTILIKLSQKYPAVPLLLSQIYIVPPKYWAEAGPDGFGRKPIGTGPYKLTEWVRDDRVVMDRNPTFWGKPPVGIDKIVWKPVPDDTARAAGVMTGAYDIAANLPATALPQLEGRPGVSAISVPSYRIFKIDFSTLDIHPGAQHDLRVRQAMNYAIDKKAIRDVLFSGLASPLHGQILRSNQLGFNPDIEDYPFDPAKAKALLAEVGGKVEITFKFPSGRYAQDKEVSEAVAGMLSDVGVKVNMVQLEAGEFLTQLNNRELFQMALRGSAPQDDPDAMLSAYLSDWRYSHIQDPELDVLIKAGSGELDTAKRADIYKKAMKLIYDKAYMIFLYQANDLYGATARVKNFTPRGDQRFALYNVTLE
- a CDS encoding ABC transporter permease; this encodes MTMTSPSYVTYNPLRILLRSDGTFSRRKAETAFLLLCFIILLALAAFPQFFAPQDPYKQSIINRLKPPAFMAGGRDGFWLGTDQLGRDILSRLIYGVRVTIIASSLAVAIAAVVGTTVGLLGAYFRGWVDALVVRVIDIQLSFPVVLLVIAIVAVVGPSLTNLVIVMGLSAWPQFARITRGAVIAVRDLEYIEAARAIGVGDMRIMFFHVLRNVMSSIIVYATFEMGRMMLVEATLSFLGLGVQPPIPTWGGMISDGSKYLALSWSVSFYPGLAIVLAVILFNALGDRLRDHLDPHMRSQD
- a CDS encoding hydantoinase/oxoprolinase family protein; the protein is MSNLYRLGFDIGGTFTDFVLTNTTTGAMELEKCLTTPDDPSRGVAKGLRSLFERFDITGSAIDISIHATTLITNALIERRGLKTVLVTTRGFRDIVEMGSEVRYDLYDLFMEKPEPLISRDLRFEVTERVDSDGTVLAAIDETEVIRLAQQLRDLHVQSIAISFMHAYRNPDNERRVADILARELPHAAISLSSSVAPEIREYERTSTTVANAYAKPITATYLDKVSATLDSSEYGRRLYMMLSSGGITDADVAKEFPIRMLESGPAAGVLAAIFYARQMQIPSLVTFDMGGTTAKVGLIKNYEAEKSGLFEFGRVARFKKGSGLPVKVPIIELIEIGAGGGSIASIDKLGLIKVGPRSAGAHPGPACYGLGGSSPTVTDSNVVLGYLNPDYFLGGSMQLDKAAATEALEKNVGSPLGISAEKAATGIYEIVNQSMVSAMKVHIAERGDDPRKFYLFAFGGAGPAHAYELARAAQMKGVIVPSGAGAASAMGLVTSAVSFDFARSLILRMNRDTWPQIEALLREMEANGREIIAGVDAAAVGEAVTVTYQLDLRHKGQGHEMTLTVPTDLVRAGNVDAIRALFFDTHEARFGHAHRHLPVQLITCRLTVSAPPPPVTLVRHEKTGDDPKIALKGRRTVYFPELRQFTEADVYDRYKLGPDMTFAGPAVIEERECTIVVGPSGVVRIDEFGSVFIDIQKERAARA